The proteins below are encoded in one region of candidate division TA06 bacterium B3_TA06:
- a CDS encoding thiol reductase thioredoxin: MDDLISSLMASAQISWNKQWLARHTADDPLNRALVTGRPVLADFGRGTCIPCKKMLPILTALKKEYAGRAEVLIIDIDEHMELTRSIGIRVIPTQIFYDAQGSEVARHVGFMGKEEIITQFNSMGVD, from the coding sequence ATGGATGATCTTATCTCCTCCTTGATGGCGTCGGCTCAGATCTCATGGAACAAGCAGTGGCTTGCCCGTCACACCGCGGACGATCCCCTGAATCGCGCACTGGTAACCGGACGTCCGGTGCTTGCAGACTTCGGCAGAGGAACCTGCATACCATGCAAGAAGATGCTGCCCATACTTACGGCACTCAAGAAGGAGTATGCGGGCAGGGCAGAGGTGCTTATCATAGACATAGACGAGCACATGGAGCTTACCCGGTCGATAGGCATCCGGGTCATCCCCACCCAGATATTCTACGACGCGCAGGGCAGCGAGGTTGCGCGCCACGTGGGATTCATGGGCAAAGAAGAGATTATCACTCAGTTTAACTCCATGGGTGTTGATTGA